From Gossypium raimondii isolate GPD5lz chromosome 11, ASM2569854v1, whole genome shotgun sequence:
gTTTGGGAGTTAAGCTTAAGAAAAAAGGAAGGtttgaaaaggaaataaaataaatgggaaGGAAAAAACCAGAAGTCAAATTAAcgtttattttttagttttgagTTTGCTGAGCAGACGAAACCGCTGCAGTTTGGTACCCCAACTCTAAGTAGGGTCCAAACGTGGGTCCCCTAGCTAAGggtttgattatttaattaattattctatttCCCGAAAATCCCCTTGTATTTTGGAGATTTTACGCTTCTGGACCTCATTCTTTTCCCCTTTGTTAACTGGTGCTCTAATTTGGTATTATTCTAAAAAAgtcttatttttctaaaaagaaattcagaatttctaatataaaagtattaagTTTTAACTCTTTCATGTTTATATGTTTTGCTAATTTGAGAAATTTACagtttctttaattatttagtgTGCATGAGAGTATGATCTTTTTATTCTCTACTCctaaaatttagttcatatatttttattttaaaattttagtttcatcGTTAATAGTactatttgttaaattcattgatataacattttaaaataaaaaatacctaCTTTATAGCAATGTAATTAAAAAGTTGATCGGGATGAAGCCATGAAAATTTTTTAGGAggtcaaaattaatttttaatttttaatagattatatctttataactttttaaagattaaatcaaaattttaactatatgtacatgggtttttttttataaaaataacttcattttttttattaattaaaaaaatgactcactttttttattatgtgCATAAATGACCTGAAATGAATAGTAAAAATTGGTGGAGCAAAAAAGATTGACGCCACCCACTTGCCATGTCAACCAATCATTGGTTggtagaatttaaaaaattatttttttgggtgGAGCCAATCTATTTGGCGAGACTTGTATAAATATTACTCCAATACGAGTGTTTTTGAATATTTCGaagaccaaaaaataaataatagtgaTGGAGCCAAATATATTAGTGTTACcacctttattattattttttaaaaattttaaattgatttttatttttattttaaaactaaaattattattttatttggtggagCCATAGAGAATGACATAACTGGTTACCATTTTTTGGCGGATTCAAcaactttctctttttctcaattttcaacTCGTTCTTAATCtagaattataatttcattcaattaaccaattcagATAgtaaaaattaactcatttatgCTAGTAagttattttatacattttacaaaattatcctaatattttacttttatgcgatttagtccctaaattcaAAACACACAATTTGACCTTTTTTATTAAATCCCAGCTTAGTCGAACAGTCAAGGGATTTACTACAGTCCATATTTGCAATTAATTCACAACAACTACAagtaattttactaatttttcattttagtccttaaacattgaaatcatcaaaaactactttacaaaataatcttaTCTAACaatcaagcttaataatctatcataaaacttcaagaataACGCAAACTCATCAATGGTATAATCCTTAACATTTGATAGTTTTACAAATCAGTCTTTGGGTTAGCTAGACtaagctaatacgagctcaaaaacataaaaattactaaaaatgggtGAGACTTCACTTACCTATTGAGGATTAAAACTTGGCCGAATGGTCTTCTCTATCTCCTCAGGTCTCGGTTTTGAAAGTGtagggaagaagatgataagaattttatcatgttttgttataatataattatttacctaattagaaatttacatttttaacatACATTTAATATTCACTAATTTTAAACCCATTACCATCCACTAAAGTAGTGATGCTTTATTTTCCATTCAAGTCCGTTGATTAATCTTTATATAGCTATTTGATaactttaactaatagaaattaaatttctcaacctttacaatttagtcctttttgcttaattaactatacaaacaataaaatttcctaaccaaattttaatacaaatctaatgacctcgtaaatattaaataattaatacttACAGACTGAAACGTCAGAGTTGTGGTCCCAAAAATagtatttctgacaccactgaaaaacgggttgttacataaaCTGACGACATTAGACGACCATCATCCATACATATACCATTCATGCATCACTAAAGAAGGTTACTTACCTTACACAAGTTATATAACAATGAAAGCTACAATACatggaagtaagaaggaactcaccatAAACTCTAGCATAAATTTACAAAGCAGGTCTTTTGTCTTTATTGCTTAGACTTTCATTAGCTTCTTAAGCTAAAAGAAAGATAATTCTACACATCAGATTATTAATCTATCAAATCTTAACATGCATGCAAGAATTGAGCATACTTAATCTAAAATCAGAAAGTTTCCTTTCTCACACACCATTCTAACATCTATTCATgcaatatgaaaaatatgtaactgacttcactacaccaaaacaggcttttagcggcatttttagtggtgtttggataaaaaacgccgctaaaattcgatcattagcggcgctttacataaaacgtcgctaaagatcgagcattagcggagCATTAAGGAAAGTgccgctaaaaatgagcattagcggcgttttttggataaacgccgcaaaaaacctaagcccaacggcaccgttttctgacctttcggggctttagcggtgtttttgaagaagtgccgctaatgctcggggctttagcagtgtttttgaaaatgcgccgcaaaaacattttatctgtctatttactatttaatttgtttttttatattaattaaaattcaatttatttttaattgaatatttattaaaaatggataaatttgaaataatgacacgtagaaataatttgaaataaaaagagaaaaatatttgttaaaaatagaaaaattaaaatactattatttaaaatttttggggaaCATGActggtttatttttaatttatatattaaataatttcatatataattataaaagatacgatagtattaattttaaaatatttaattaattatcattatagtttagggtttaatatatatgatttaaggtatatggttaatttaggatttaaggccggtttaggagttacaattttaaggtttatagattatggaattagggattatggattagggattctggtttaagggtttgatttaaggtttatggatttgGTGTCAAgctaggatttagggtttagattaattagtgtgttttaatttatattaaataaggtttaggggttagggatttgggttagggtttagggtttagattaattagtgtttttaatttatatattaaataagatataggggttagtagttaggggttaagggtttggggttaggggtttgtggttaggggttagaggttaaatgttaagagttagtgatttaaggtttagagattTGGGATcatgttagggtttaaggtttagattaatcagtattttttaatttatatattaactaagttcttatataattgtaaaagaggggttagggttagggtttagggtttaggttaattggtgtttttaatttatatatttaataatttcttatataattgtaaagatataatattaattttaatatattaaaattatgattatagtttaaattatttaagagataatagatcaattatatatatattaaatggtttaggatttaaggtttactttagatttgttaaatgatgaaattttatacaattaattaatattttatatttaaaatatttaatctaaatttagattaaatggtttaaactatttgatatatttaaatattatattttgagagtacttagtttttataaaaatttaatttataaaaataataaaaatattttataaaatcacttaactaataattttatgagacaaaataaaagattttagtagagcaaaacaacgtcgttttgttcaaatgaaatgatttttgtatgcgttttacaaaaacgccacaaaaagtaagcataaaaacgccgcaataatcattttacttttcaaaattgcgCCATTTTACCCAAATTTTCCCCCGTGAAATCCCTAATCTTTCCATGGCCGACAATGTTTTGAACTTTGTTTTGATATCCGTTCCCCTTCTATTCTCTTTTCTCCCATTACCCTTTCCCCTCTCCCTTTCTCTCTTTCCTCTTCACCTGACCCTATCAAAGTAACCCAGCTTTCCATCTCGCTTCCAGACGACGTCCCTTTTCTTTCTCAGTCTCTTTGTTGCTAGAAAACCCCAAAATTTCGTCCTTTGTTCTTCTATTTTAGCTGCTCCTTACATTGAATAAAATATCAGTCTTTTCTCAGTCTTAATCGacattgtgtttttttttaaattttctcattggctgtttatttttgtgtttttctttaatttctagaTCTGctgtaatttattttctcttttcttctgaATTCTAGGTTATGTTGGTTTGGTGTTTAGAAAATTGGGGTTTTCATTGATGTTTTCAGTTCttctgaaattttttaatttttttaattgataccTTAAGCAATCTTAGGTTTGgaaaaaaccaaataataatatgcTAATCCACTctaatcttcttcttttttctttaatttccttttattttttgtattgtcagttaatttcttctgctattcaAAAATGTCATTTATCCGAAGATCTTTACCAATTATCAGTCGTTCTCAAGAGCTCTCCTCCAATCATTCGAGTTTCAAGTGAATACTTTTCATTCTTCCTTTAATTTTTGCCTAATAATAAGCTCATCACTCCCTCAATTTTGTCTGATCGTATGAGGGTAACTTTTCAAATTTACCTcttcttttatgtttataatttgttttttttttggtcatgGGCTTTCCCTGTTTGCgtgtagatttttttttttgctatatatatgatttttgtttGACCATTATTTGTGTTTTTGCGTTTTTTTTGGAGATAGGGATATTTGGTAGTAATTTTTAGCTTCGAATTTGAATTTGTGGTATATAGTTACCATATATAATTTACTTGCTGCATGGATGGATGAAATATGGGTCCCTTGTTTGAGGCTGAATGGTAGGGTCAGTGTTGTCaaggcatgtacctaggtgTGTCTTTACCTTTGCAGCATTCAACAAAAATGCCTCAGACCTTTCCAGGCGAGGCCCATTTAATGAGGCATAGACGCCTTGTGTGCCTTGGTGCTCTTTTTTGTAAGGCAATAGACTTAGATAAACCTGGATGATTGAAATTTTTACTAATAAGAAAGGGATAATGTCAAACTTGATTGGCCAATGTTTGCTGTTGATTTCATGTTATGGtagttttaaaatggtttgggTTTCTTTGATAATTGGTTTataattgagtttttttaatgtgtttactctcctttgttttaaatttgggtctatatattgtttttaatgtgAAAATTCTTGTGCtttaaacaatataaattttggatttatttaaagttttcttCTTTCAGGCTAGAGGGTTGAAGAAATACTTGAAGAGGCTCAGTGCCCTCAGGCATTGGATGCTTGACAAGCTTGGTGGTGCATTCATATGTTATTTTCCCGAGCTTTCTTTTGGCTTCCTTTCTAGTCCGATGCtgcttcattttaattttgtattcatTGTATTTGTTAATGCAGACGCCAAAGCCATCGTCTGGACCCCACAAGTCGAGGGAATGTTTGCCACTTATTCTCATTCTACGAAACAAACTGAAGTATGTTTTGACATACAGAGAAGTGATTGCTATTCTTATGCAAAGGCATGTTATGGTAAATACATGAACTTGAACCATTGATATTTGCTAATTTGTTGCATATAAATCGTTATAGAAATTAAAGATTTAGCCCTATTGTCGGTAAATATATGAACTatgaataattgatttttgctaatttgtttCACATAAACTGTTGTAAGATTGATTTTTGCTAATTTCttgcatataaattattgaaatgttgattttgataattccttacatattaaatattgaagtgTTGATATTCAAGCTAGTAATTTAATAGTTGATTGTTAGTTGCATTGAAAGACACACAATGACAATTACTAATTTGTTAAGAAAGATGTGATTACTTTGCAAAATTCAATTGTTATTATGCTATTGTTTGACGTGATGGATTTGTTGCAGTTCTTGTATTACTATATAAGTGATAGGTAAATCTTGTGacacattttctttctttgttcacCTCACTTTATAGCCTATTTTTTTCCCTCCTGCGttggatctttttttttttaaatcagatgatctcaaatttcaatttcttttaacatttattgGAAGAATAATGTGGTCTCATTTGATTGTTTCTCCTTCCTGGTTCTTGCTTCTACTCGTATTTCTTTTTggttgaataaatttatttgtttaatcctCATCATCCTGTTATCCCTCCTTATTGCAGATTTACTATCCTGTTATCCCTCTGTTGTTCTCCTTGATGTGGATATTTCTTGTGAAGAAGTACTTACATTTTGTTGTTTATTCATGCTTACAGGATAGGAGCAAATAGTTTGGAGAACTCGTAAGCACTCCTCTGTCACTCCTAAACCagttgtttaaattattttcatagcCTACTTTGATTTCTGTTATTTGTGGGAAAATTAGTCTACATTCTTTAAGCTGATCTTAAACTGCTTCCTACATTGTTTCAGCCTTTGGAAGAAAGTTTGTGGGATGCAAACGAGTTTGGAAAACTTGTTATGTTTTAGAACTTGGATCCAGCTTACTCTTCAACAGAAGTGGAggtaatatttattatgaatcACAATTAGGCTTTGTTTGAAGCATTTTGTATTTACACgcataaatttttgttttctttcacttttcctCTCCCTACATGTGTGGTTTGTACCTTTTATCTTTCTTATGAATAATGCATGTTTATATTGCAGGATATAGTTTGGAATGCCTTCAATGAAACTTGTAGAGCAAAGATGGTGCAGCAGACtgcattgtattttttattaccttgcaatGTGTATAGTCATAGGCAGGTTCAACTAGTCAGTCTgtttctcatatgtattatttattttagttttgattctaaatttttatttttactttaatatttacgataacttgagttctaacttttggattttaattgttttattaatttaaataatatttttttatttatccttgaaagtatatttaaagttcaaatttaaaaaataaaacataatataatatttatcataaaaataaatattatttgattaaaataatttttttaaatgttatgtttttagtggcgtttttgcgagaagcgttgctaaaggtttgttctatagcggcgtttgtggggaaagcgccgctaaaggtcttgatctatagcggcgtttatggaaaaagcgccgctaaaggtcttgagctatagcggcgtttgtgaaaaaagcgccgctaaaggtcttgatctatagcggtgtttgtgcaaaagcgtcgctaaaggtcttgatctatagcggcgtttgtggaaaaatcaccgctaaaggtcctgatttatagcggcgtttgtgggaaaagcgctgcaaaaggtcatggtctataacaacgtttatttctaaaaacgccgcaaaagtttGCGACGTTGACAacagcggcattttttgcgaTGCTTTCAAAAACGctgcaaatacttttagcggcgctttttagcgccgctaaaggcataaaaaacgccgctaaaaatctgTTTTAGTGTAGTGCTTAAATAATAACCTAAGGGTTCATCAGTAATTACTAGGGAGCTGGTACTAACGTAAATTTTAGCTAAATACTGCAAACCTTCACTTCAATGAACATATTCTAAACTTAGTTTTTGAAAAGATTTACAAAGGaattcaagaaagaagaagatgtAAAGGTGTTTTAGAAAGACCACCGCTATTATTATATACTTAAGCAACAGAGACAAAAATTAGTAGAAAAATCAGATAATTCAACTAAAACTCTTGATTCTTGTGATTAAGTGTACTTAACAAGTTTTAGGTCTTACAATCTATAGTAGTCTAGTTCAATTCTAATTAAATATCAACTTGACTAACCAAATCAtcttacattaaaataataaacaaatctaaATGTCAACAAACTCAAAAAGTTCACCCAAAGCATCTGAGGTGGTCGGATACTTAATAAAAGAGTTCACCAAACCTTAGAGCTTGCCAAAACTAGAAGTTCGCCAAATGGAAAATTACACAGAATTCTATACTTATCCATGACAACTAATTTACTTACACAAATCTATCCTTAATTTACCATTTATACGTCAAACAGCAACCAAATACGAAGACTCCACcaaacgggctattacaaaaCCTAACCCCAAAACTATGgaaaactaaaagaaactaTCAGCCaccaaaatctaaaattaaaggcTTATAAAGTTGTATTTATAGCCTACTAATATTTAACCTAACATTGACTATTTTTCCCTTAAGTAAAAAgacataaaattgtttgaacaCAAATTTGCCCTTGTAGTTTTTTCACTCGTAAGGCTTAGGTATCGCAATACCCACAATAATATTAAGATTAGAAGTCTTGGGGTCTCGGTATCGAGATACCCATGGTCTGGTATCGTGATACCACTGTAGATGGCCTCTATTCTCCTTATTTCAACACTGTCAGAGGTATCACGACTTTCATGCTTCGATATCGCGATACCCCCTTCtaggtgatttttttttcatgtttagaCCATCGTTGACTCCCTACAACACTCAATTAACTTGTTAGGTTCCCCATGGAACGATTGGCCAATTTGGATCTAAAAAATGgcttaaaactaataaaaacaatttattaacaataaagctaaaaattgacaaaagaatataaaaaacaCTTAAATTGCCTAAGAATAAGTTCTTTAAGTGTAATGGGGAGCATAATTTGATGCATCAAATTACAACAGATCATCATGTCAtgtaattacttaatttatgttatttgactTGTGTTAttataaccatgttattaattgTGCAGTTCATGTGGATGTCATATTCTGCCTCAGACATTGCGGTTGTTATTCCCCCGTTGGCTCACATCCACTCACACTTATGGTGTATTAATGCACCCATGTTGAACTTCTCAATAGTCGAGTGGTACAACGAGGATCGAGTTATGCGACAGTTCAAGTGCAAATAAGATGTTTCGAATGTtctacaaaattttgaaaatggccATGGAATTAACAAAAGGGGGAAAGAATCaaagaattaaatattagaGCATCAACAATATCTTGCATTATGGAATGGCTGGATGAAACAGACACCTCaaatggattttaattttgattttgatttacgGCCTTCGATTGAGTACCAACGTTGGTATATCGAGAATGGGAAATCGTATTTATTTGGTAGCCTATTGATGGTAATCCCTCCACACATGCACCGACGAGGGCACCAACAATGTCGACGAGGTTATTTGCCTCATACACTCCAACTCGAGCCTGATCCCGAGCGGTCTTATACACAATCTCTCGATAGTTCTTATCAT
This genomic window contains:
- the LOC105803678 gene encoding uncharacterized protein LOC105803678 isoform X2: MRARGLKKYLKRLSALRHWMLDKLGGAFIYAKAIVWTPQVEGMFATYSHSTKQTEVCFDIQRSDCYSYAKACYG
- the LOC105803678 gene encoding uncharacterized protein LOC105803678 isoform X1; the protein is MRARGLKKYLKRLSALRHWMLDKLGGAFICYFPELSFGFLSSPMLLHFNFVFIVFVNADAKAIVWTPQVEGMFATYSHSTKQTEVCFDIQRSDCYSYAKACYG